The genomic interval GAGACGTAGTCACCCTCCTGGTAATAGAGGTCGCCCCGGTATATGTAGGTGATGGCCACCTGCGGTTCCAGCTTGATGGCCCGGGTGAAGTCCTCCTTGGCCTTTTCCCGCTCTCCCTTGCGGCCGAAGAGCCTTCCGCGGTTGACGTAGCAGAGGTAGATGTTGGGGTCGAACTCCAGCACCTGGGTGTATTCCTCGATGGCGGCGTCGATCTTGCCCTCCGAGGCGTGGATGGAGGCAAGGCTCATACGGGTTATGGCCAGGTTCACGTTGAAGAACTCTATGTCGAAGAGGTCGAAATCCTCGTCCATCTCCATCTTGCTTCCTCCACGTTATCGTGTCCG from Actinomycetota bacterium carries:
- a CDS encoding tetratricopeptide repeat protein translates to MEMDEDFDLFDIEFFNVNLAITRMSLASIHASEGKIDAAIEEYTQVLEFDPNIYLCYVNRGRLFGRKGEREKAKEDFTRAIKLEPQVAITYIYRGDLYYQEGDYVSARDDYRKALELNPESREARERLQRLKGSDLAP